One part of the Podarcis muralis chromosome 3, rPodMur119.hap1.1, whole genome shotgun sequence genome encodes these proteins:
- the MTRES1 gene encoding mitochondrial transcription rescue factor 1 encodes MTGCRLPLGAFRNLNVWLGLLENSPYKLCTPWKRLLYSASQQQVTAITPKHLCVSPLKHQVFLTPLPKSALRISVRLKSNKSYRKNAKQTVPEETEEEDENEEISDSEDEFEDDPTIVKDYKDLEKVVQSFRYDVIMKAGLDIARNKVEDAFYNGELRLNGEKLWKKSRAVKVGDTLDLIVGEDKETETAVVMRVVLKKASDKVNDEKYRVVLRRWRNLKVPKQDVFK; translated from the exons ATGACGGGTTGCAGATTGCCACTTGGTGCTTTTAGAAATCTAAATGTTTGGCTTGGTCTCTTGGAGAACTCTCCTTATAAACTCTGCACACCCTGGAAGAGGCTTCTTTATTCTGCAAGCCAGCAGCAAGTAACGGCAATTACCCCAAAACATTTATGTGTTTCTCCTTTAAAACACCAAGTATTTTTAACACCGTTGCCCAAAAGTGCACTGAGGATTTCTGTACGTCTCAAAAGCAACAAAAGTTATCGGAAGAACGCAAAACAAACTGTGCCagaggagactgaggaggaagATGAAAACGAAGAGATAAGTGATTCAGAAGATGAGTTTGAGGATGATCCTACTATAGTGAAAGATTACAAAGATCTCGAAAAAGTAGTACAGTCTTTTCGATATGATGTAATAATGAAAGCTGGTCTAGACATTGCAAGAAA CAAAGTGGAAGATGCGTTCTATAATGGCGAACTCAGGCTGAATGGAGAGAAACTATGGAAGAAGAGCAGAGCG GTAAAAGTTGGTGATACACTGGACCTGATAGTTGGAgaggacaaagaaacagaaaCTGCTGTAGTTATGAGAGTTGTCTTAAAGAAGGCATCCGACAAGGTCAACGATGAAAAATACAGAGTGGTGTTAAGGCGCTGGAGGAACTTAAAGGTGCCCAAGCAGGATGTATTTAAGTGA
- the BEND3 gene encoding BEN domain-containing protein 3 isoform X1 → MNSDELFDDEENAEVIIKNIMKVETDKEDEVLDCSVISRPEKNTLDGLVTSLQETNKRKRILFGCDSSGSHQEILPSLKKRGLTQEGLLSNLMHRDGSPTQEDVEQLNKSKNPSITWLGEEEALNNTIMPSYKKPLYGISHKITEKKSLPGTEQFTSYELFEKVNPSSPSNLRTLNEQRKRDMSAITPVASESDPNIYSLIQKMFYTLNTLNSNMTQLHSKVDLLSLEVSRIKKHVSPTDAVAEFRPPPEYQLTASELKQIMDQGTSGGDLACRLLVQLFPELFSEDELSRTCSTCGYLNKKKLESLHLQLIRNYVEVCYPSVKNPAVWQAECLPQVNDFFSSFWAQRDMENSQPDIQSSSFYETDQVIDDKEEDEALPMDRSSSIASEWVFDAQDINEFLDEASSPGEFCVFLLHRLFPELFDHRKLAERYSCYGECGKQELDPQRLQVIRRYTEIYFPAMQERKAWLQHCVQRINDELESMYMDDSESEQMREDCYDSSSLPDDVSIIKVEDNFEYERPGRRSKKIWLVPIDFDKLDIPSPDFDVPIPDYLLSKEQLKNIYESSLSIGNFASRLLVHLFPELFTHENLRKQYNCSGSLGKKQLDPVRIKLIRHYVQMLYPRAKNDRVWTLEFVGKLDERCRRRDTEQRRTYQLQRKVHVPGPERREFLTYAINPERFKEEFEGPPLPPERSNKDFCKIPLEELVVPPPDFPVPSLYLLSDKEVREIVQQSLSVGNFAARLLVRLFPELFTSDNLRLQYNHSGACNKKQLDPVRLRLIRHYVEAVYPVEKMDEVWHYECIPSIDERCRRPNRKKCDILKKAKKAKK, encoded by the exons TTATTATCAAAAATATTATGAAAGTAGAAACAGACAAAGAAGATGAAGTCCTAGACTGCTCCGTAATATCAAGACCTGAAAAAAACACGCTGGATGGTTTAGTGACTTCTCTGCAAGAAACCAATAAACGGAAACGGATCTTGTTTGGTTGTGATAGCTCAGGAAGCCACCAAGAaattctaccaagtctgaaaaaAAGAGGCCTTACACAAGAG GGCCTTCTTTCAAACTTGATGCACAGAGATGGATCACCTACTCAGGAAGATGTGGAACAGCTAAACAAGAGCAAGAATCCTAGCATAACGTGGCTCGGTGAAGAAGAAGCCTTAAATAACACAATCATGCCATCATATAAGAAACCTCTGTATGGGATCTCACACAAAATTACAGAGAAGAAAAGTCTGCCAGGAACAGAGCAGTTCACTTCCTATGAGTTGTTTGAAAAGGTTAATCCTAGCAGTCCTTCCAATCTTCGGACATTGAATGAGCAACGTAAAAGAGATATGAGTGCTATCACACCTGTTGCTTCTGAGTCCGACCCAAATATATATTCTTTGATACAAAAAATGTTTTACACACTTAATACCTTAAATTCCAACATGACTCAGCTTCACAGCAAAGTAGACTTGTTATCACTAGAAGTCAGTCGAATTAAAAAGCATGTCAGCCCCACAGATGCTGTAGCAGAATTCAGGCCACCACCTGAGTACCAGCTGACTGCCTCAGAACTCAAACAGATCATGGATCAGGGTACATCAGGTGGAGATTTGGCTTGCCGACTACTGGTACAGCTTTTTCCAGAGCTCTTCAGTGAGGATGAGTTAAGCAGGACCTGCAGTACCTGTGGCTATCTTAACAAAAAGAAACTTGAGTCCCTTCATCTACAGCTCATCCGAAATTATGTAGAAGTCTGCTATCCTTCTGTGAAGAATCCTGCAGTTTGGCAGGCAGAGTGTTTGCCTCAGGTCAATGACTTTTTCAGTAGCTTTTGGGCACAGAGAGACATGGAAAATAGTCAGCCAGACATACAGTCCTCCAGTTTTTATGAGACTGATCAAGTTATTGATGATAAGGAGGAGGATGAAGCTCTGCCCATGGACAGGAGTAGTTCCATTGCCTCTGAATGGGTATTTGATGCTCAGGATATAAATGAATTTTTAGATGAAGCTTCCTCTCCTGGAGAGTTTTGTGTCTTTTTATTACATAGATTGTTTCCAGAACTCTTTGATCACAGAAAGTTGGCTGAGAGATATAGTTGTTATGGAGAATGTGGAAAACAAGAGCTTGACCCGCAGCGACTTCAGGTAATTCGCAGGTACACAGAGATTTATTTTCCTGCTATGCAGGAGAGAAAGGCCTGGTTGCAGCATTGTGTCCAGCGAATAAATGATGAACTTGAAAGCATGTATATGGATGACAGTGAGAGTGAGCAGATGAGAGAGGATTGCTATGATTCTTCTAGTTTGCCTGATGATGTGTCTATTATAAAAGTGGAAGATAATTTTGAATATGAAAGGCCAGGCAGAAGGTCAAAAAAGATTTGGCTTGTGCCTATAGACTTTGATAAGCTTGATATCCCTTCTCCTGATTTTGATGTCCCTATTCCAGACTACCTGTTAAGCAAGGAGCAGCTTAAGAACATATATGAGAGCAGTTTGTCAATCGGCAATTTTGCTTCTCGATTGCTAGTTCATTTATTCCCTGAACTGTTTACCCATGAAAACTTAAGGAAGCAATATAATTGTAGTGGATCACTGGGTAAGAAACAACTTGATCCTGTTAGGATTAAATTAATTCGACATTATGTGCAAATGCTATATCCGAGAGCGAAGAATGATCGAGTATGGACATTGGAATTTGTTGGAAAACTTGATGAAAGATGTCGTCGAAGAGATACAGAGCAAAGACGCACATACCAACTGCAGCGAAAGGTCCATGTGCCAGGACCTGAAAGGAGAGAATTTTTGACCTATGCAATAAACCCGGAAAGATTTAAAGAAGAATTTGAAGGACCGCCATTGCCTCCGGAAAGAAGCAACAAAGATTTCTGCAAGATACCACTTGAGGAACTTGTTGTTCCTCCTCCAGACTTTCCTGTGCCTTCTCTGTATCTGCTGTCTGACAAGGAAGTAAGAGAAATAGTACAGCAGAGCCTTTCAGTTGGTAACTTTGCTGCCAGACTTCTTGTAAGACTTTTTCCAGAGCTGTTTACTTCAGATAACCTCAGACTGCAATACAACCATTCAGGGGCTTGTAACAAAAAGCAGCTCGATCCTGTCAGACTGAGACTAATCCGTCATTATGTTGAAGCTGTTTATCCTGTTGAGAAAATGGATGAAGTGTGGCATTATGAATGTATACCAAGCATTGATGAAAGATGCAGACGTCCCAATAGAAAAAAGTGTGATATACTGAAAAAAGCCAAGAAAGCAAAAAAGTGA
- the BEND3 gene encoding BEN domain-containing protein 3 isoform X2 produces MRNQQKMTLPPVDRNKLGIQGLLSNLMHRDGSPTQEDVEQLNKSKNPSITWLGEEEALNNTIMPSYKKPLYGISHKITEKKSLPGTEQFTSYELFEKVNPSSPSNLRTLNEQRKRDMSAITPVASESDPNIYSLIQKMFYTLNTLNSNMTQLHSKVDLLSLEVSRIKKHVSPTDAVAEFRPPPEYQLTASELKQIMDQGTSGGDLACRLLVQLFPELFSEDELSRTCSTCGYLNKKKLESLHLQLIRNYVEVCYPSVKNPAVWQAECLPQVNDFFSSFWAQRDMENSQPDIQSSSFYETDQVIDDKEEDEALPMDRSSSIASEWVFDAQDINEFLDEASSPGEFCVFLLHRLFPELFDHRKLAERYSCYGECGKQELDPQRLQVIRRYTEIYFPAMQERKAWLQHCVQRINDELESMYMDDSESEQMREDCYDSSSLPDDVSIIKVEDNFEYERPGRRSKKIWLVPIDFDKLDIPSPDFDVPIPDYLLSKEQLKNIYESSLSIGNFASRLLVHLFPELFTHENLRKQYNCSGSLGKKQLDPVRIKLIRHYVQMLYPRAKNDRVWTLEFVGKLDERCRRRDTEQRRTYQLQRKVHVPGPERREFLTYAINPERFKEEFEGPPLPPERSNKDFCKIPLEELVVPPPDFPVPSLYLLSDKEVREIVQQSLSVGNFAARLLVRLFPELFTSDNLRLQYNHSGACNKKQLDPVRLRLIRHYVEAVYPVEKMDEVWHYECIPSIDERCRRPNRKKCDILKKAKKAKK; encoded by the exons ATGAGGAATCAGCAAAAGATGACTCTCCCTCCTGTTGACAGGAACAAACTTGGAATCCAG GGCCTTCTTTCAAACTTGATGCACAGAGATGGATCACCTACTCAGGAAGATGTGGAACAGCTAAACAAGAGCAAGAATCCTAGCATAACGTGGCTCGGTGAAGAAGAAGCCTTAAATAACACAATCATGCCATCATATAAGAAACCTCTGTATGGGATCTCACACAAAATTACAGAGAAGAAAAGTCTGCCAGGAACAGAGCAGTTCACTTCCTATGAGTTGTTTGAAAAGGTTAATCCTAGCAGTCCTTCCAATCTTCGGACATTGAATGAGCAACGTAAAAGAGATATGAGTGCTATCACACCTGTTGCTTCTGAGTCCGACCCAAATATATATTCTTTGATACAAAAAATGTTTTACACACTTAATACCTTAAATTCCAACATGACTCAGCTTCACAGCAAAGTAGACTTGTTATCACTAGAAGTCAGTCGAATTAAAAAGCATGTCAGCCCCACAGATGCTGTAGCAGAATTCAGGCCACCACCTGAGTACCAGCTGACTGCCTCAGAACTCAAACAGATCATGGATCAGGGTACATCAGGTGGAGATTTGGCTTGCCGACTACTGGTACAGCTTTTTCCAGAGCTCTTCAGTGAGGATGAGTTAAGCAGGACCTGCAGTACCTGTGGCTATCTTAACAAAAAGAAACTTGAGTCCCTTCATCTACAGCTCATCCGAAATTATGTAGAAGTCTGCTATCCTTCTGTGAAGAATCCTGCAGTTTGGCAGGCAGAGTGTTTGCCTCAGGTCAATGACTTTTTCAGTAGCTTTTGGGCACAGAGAGACATGGAAAATAGTCAGCCAGACATACAGTCCTCCAGTTTTTATGAGACTGATCAAGTTATTGATGATAAGGAGGAGGATGAAGCTCTGCCCATGGACAGGAGTAGTTCCATTGCCTCTGAATGGGTATTTGATGCTCAGGATATAAATGAATTTTTAGATGAAGCTTCCTCTCCTGGAGAGTTTTGTGTCTTTTTATTACATAGATTGTTTCCAGAACTCTTTGATCACAGAAAGTTGGCTGAGAGATATAGTTGTTATGGAGAATGTGGAAAACAAGAGCTTGACCCGCAGCGACTTCAGGTAATTCGCAGGTACACAGAGATTTATTTTCCTGCTATGCAGGAGAGAAAGGCCTGGTTGCAGCATTGTGTCCAGCGAATAAATGATGAACTTGAAAGCATGTATATGGATGACAGTGAGAGTGAGCAGATGAGAGAGGATTGCTATGATTCTTCTAGTTTGCCTGATGATGTGTCTATTATAAAAGTGGAAGATAATTTTGAATATGAAAGGCCAGGCAGAAGGTCAAAAAAGATTTGGCTTGTGCCTATAGACTTTGATAAGCTTGATATCCCTTCTCCTGATTTTGATGTCCCTATTCCAGACTACCTGTTAAGCAAGGAGCAGCTTAAGAACATATATGAGAGCAGTTTGTCAATCGGCAATTTTGCTTCTCGATTGCTAGTTCATTTATTCCCTGAACTGTTTACCCATGAAAACTTAAGGAAGCAATATAATTGTAGTGGATCACTGGGTAAGAAACAACTTGATCCTGTTAGGATTAAATTAATTCGACATTATGTGCAAATGCTATATCCGAGAGCGAAGAATGATCGAGTATGGACATTGGAATTTGTTGGAAAACTTGATGAAAGATGTCGTCGAAGAGATACAGAGCAAAGACGCACATACCAACTGCAGCGAAAGGTCCATGTGCCAGGACCTGAAAGGAGAGAATTTTTGACCTATGCAATAAACCCGGAAAGATTTAAAGAAGAATTTGAAGGACCGCCATTGCCTCCGGAAAGAAGCAACAAAGATTTCTGCAAGATACCACTTGAGGAACTTGTTGTTCCTCCTCCAGACTTTCCTGTGCCTTCTCTGTATCTGCTGTCTGACAAGGAAGTAAGAGAAATAGTACAGCAGAGCCTTTCAGTTGGTAACTTTGCTGCCAGACTTCTTGTAAGACTTTTTCCAGAGCTGTTTACTTCAGATAACCTCAGACTGCAATACAACCATTCAGGGGCTTGTAACAAAAAGCAGCTCGATCCTGTCAGACTGAGACTAATCCGTCATTATGTTGAAGCTGTTTATCCTGTTGAGAAAATGGATGAAGTGTGGCATTATGAATGTATACCAAGCATTGATGAAAGATGCAGACGTCCCAATAGAAAAAAGTGTGATATACTGAAAAAAGCCAAGAAAGCAAAAAAGTGA